A region of the Amycolatopsis sp. cg13 genome:
CAGTGGTCCAGCAGTCGCTGGTGGTCGGCACCCTCGCGCTCGGCCAGACGCTGATCATCCTGATCGCGGGCATCGACCTTTCCAACGCGTCGTCGATGGTCGTGGCGACACTCGTGATGGCGAAACTGGCCGCAGTCACAAACGTTTTCGTAGCACTGCTGGCCGGAGTCGTGCTGACCGTCGTCGTCGGCCTGTTCATCGGCACCCTGGCGACGCGGATCAAGCTGCCCGCCTTCATCATCACGCTCGGCACGTTCACCGGCCTGACCGCGGTGGCGAAGCTGATCGCGGGCGGCCAGGCGGTTCCGGTGTCCGACGGCCTGCTCACCTGGCTCGGCACGAAGCGGTACCTTTTCGGCGGCATCCCGATCACCTACGGCATGACGCTCGCGCTGCTCATGTTCCTCGCCGTCTGGTACGCGCTCACGAAAACCGCGTGGGGCAAGCACGTTTACGCGGTCGGCAACGCGCCGGAGTCCGCGCGGCTGTCCGGGATCAAGGTCAACCGCACCGTCCTGTCGGTCTACCTCGTCGCCGGTCTGTGCTTCGGCATCGCCGCGTGGCAGGCGCTCGGCCGCACGCCGAACGCCGACCCGAACCAGTTCCAGCTCGGCAACCTCGACTCCATCACCGCCGTGGTGCTGGGCGGAACGAGCCTGTTCGGCGGCCGCGGTTCGGTGCTGGGCACATTGTTCGGCGCGCTGGTCGTCGCGGTGCTGCGCTCGGGCCTCACGCAGATGGGCGTGGACGGCAACTACCAGGACCTGGCGACCGGCGCGCTGCTGATCGCCGCGGTGGTCGTGGACCGGATCGCACGGAGGCTGCAGCAGTCATGACCACTACGCAGCAGCAGCCGACTCTTTCCGCGCGCGGCCTGGTGAAGCGCTACGGCCGGGTCACCGCCATCGACGGCGCCGATTTCGACCTCTACCCCGGCGAAGTGCTCGCCGTGGTCGGTGACAACGGGGCCGGAAAGTCCAGTCTCATCAAGGCATTGTCCGGTGCGGTGGTGCCCGACGCCGGGGAGATCAAAGTGGACGGCAAGACGGTCCACTTCAAGTCCCCGTTGGACGCCCGGCATTACGGAATCGAGACGGTGTACCAGGATCTGGCGGTCGCGCCGGCGCTGGACATCGCGTCGAACATGTTCCTGGGCAGGGAAAAGCGGCTGAAGGGACCGTTCGGCATCGGATTGCGCAAGCTCGACAGCGCGACCATGCGCACCGAAGCGCAGCGGATCCTCGACGACCTCGGCATCAAGGTCAAATCCATTACCCAGCTGGTGGAAACGCTTTCCGGCGGGCAGCGGCAAGGCGTCGCGGTGGCGCGGGCGGCGGCGTTCGGCACCAAAGCGGTGATCATGGACGAGCCGACGGCCGCGCTGGGCGTCGCGGAATCCGCGAAGGTGCTGGAGCTGATCGGCCGGATCCGCGACCGCGGTCTGCCGGTGGTGCTGATCAGCCACAACATGCCGCACGTCTTCGAAATCGCCGACCGCATCCACGTGCACCGGCTCGGCAAGCGCGTCGCCGTGGTGACGCCGAAGTCGCACAGCATGAACCAGGTCGTCGGCCTGCTCACCGGTGCGCTGAAGCTCGACGACAACGGCGAAGTCGTCGAGGTCGCGTCCACCACGCACGCCGGGTTGACCTGACGTGCGAGTGCTGCTGGCGGGGTTGTGCACCGTCGATGTCGTGCAACGGGTCGCGGAATTCCCGGAGCCGAGCGAGAAAGTGCAGTCGCTGCAGGTGGATGTCGCGGCCGGTGGGCCCGCGACGAACGCCGCGGTGACTGTCGCGGCGCTCGGTGGCGAAGCGACTCTCGTGACGGCTCTCGGTACACATCCGCTGGCCGCACTCGCGCGGGCTGACCTCGAAGCCTGCGGCGTCGACCTGGTCGATCTCGCTCCAGAACGCACGCAGGCGCCGCCGGTCAGCGCGGTCGTGGTGCGGGACGGTGACGGCGAACGCACCGTCGTCTCCCGCAACGCCGCCGCCGACGAGCCGCTGGAACTGCCTGACCTCGCCCCGATTTTCGACGGCGTGAAGGCCGTCCTCGTCGACGGGCACCACCCCGAGCTAGCGCTTGCTGTCGCCCGGGAAGCCCGCGCCCGCGAAGTGCCGGTCGTCCTCGACGCGGGCAGCTGGAAACCGGTACTGGACCAGTTGCTGCCACTGGTCCGCGTGGCAGCCTGTTCAGCGCGGTTCCGTGCTCCCGCACCGAGTTTGGCCGAACGCGGAGTGTCAGTGACGATCACGACGGCGGGCCCGGAGCCGGTCGCCTGGAGCACTACGGAAGACTCTGGGCAGGTCCCCGTGCCGCTCGTCGAAGCGCGGGACACCCTGGGGGCCGGAGACGTGTGGCACGGCGCGCTCGCGTACGCCGTGGCGAACCGGGACAGCGCTGTCCCCGACTGGATCGGATACGCGAACGCGGTGGCCGCGGAACGCGTCCGGCACGTGGGTCCGCGCTCGTGGACCGGGCCGGTCGGAGAACTGGCGAAGAGCAGAGAAGAGGGAGTGCGATGACGGCGTTCGAGGATCTGCTGGCGCGGGCCGAAAAGCTGGCCAAACCGCGGGAGCGGCACGTGCTCGGCATCATCGGCGCGCCCGCCTCCGGCAAGACCACGCTGGCCTGGGCGATCGCCAACGCGCTCGGCTCGCGCGCCGCGGTCGTCGGCATGGACGGCTTCCACCTGGCCCAGGTCGAACTGCAGCGGCTCGGCCGCACCGACCGCAAAGGCGCGCCGGACACCTTCGACGCGGCCGGCTACGTGCACTTGATCCGCCGGCTCGCCGAGGGCCGCGAGACGGTGTACGCGCCGGAGTTCCGCCGCGAGATCGAGGAGCCGATCGCCGGTGCCGTCCCGGTCGCGCCCGAGGTGCAGCTGGTCATCACCGAGGGCAACTACCTGCTGCTTCCGGACGACCCGTGGAGCGGCGTGCGGCAGTACCTCACCGAAGCCTGGTTCCTGGCCCCGGACGAGCCGGAGCGGATCGAGCGGCTGGTGTCCCGGCATCGGCGCTACGGCCGTTCGCTGGTCGAGGCCCGGCAGCGCGCGCTCGGCTCCGACCAGCGCAACGCGGACCTGATCGCGAACACCCGCGACCGCGCCGACCTGGTGCTCGAGAACCTGCCGCTCACGAATTTCGCCCTCTGAGCAGGTGATGTTCGACGATCCGGCGACGACGGATCCCTACGCCGGCGCGGTCACCTGGGACCGGGCAGGCGACGCCCGGATCGCCGTGCTCTACCCGCCGTACGTCCCGCTCGTGCGCACGCACCTGAACGGGCTGCGGACGCTGGTCGAGCGGCAGCTGGCCGAGCCCGCTTCGGTGCCGGATCCCAGGCTGGCGCTGCTGGTGGAGCGGATGCGCGAGACCAGCGCCGAACCGCAGCTTGAGCCGGAGGTGCTCGCCGACGTCCGGACCCGGCTGGACTGGGCGTTGTCGGTGCTGCCGGAGCACGGCGGGGTCCTCGAATTGCACACGCCGATGCACCAATGGTGGTGGGGACGCGCGCTGCTCGACGTGTGCACGGCGATCACCGCGCTGCTCGGCGCTTGGTTGCGCGGCGAGGCGGTCGACGGGCAGCACTGTCCGGACGACGCGACGTGGTGGATGTGGATGGCGCAGATGCGGTGGCTCGATGCCCAGTTCGTCGAGCCGCTCAAGCCAAGCTGACGAGGGAGTGACCTGTGGGGGTTTTGATCGTCACCGGCGGCAGCCGGGGCATCGGGGCGGCGATCTGCGAACTGGCCGCGACTCGCGGGTACGACGTGGTGGTGAACTACTCCGGCGACCAAGCCGCGGCCGAAGAGGTCGCCGAGCGGGTGCGTTCCCACGGTGCGCAAGCGCTTGCGCACCGCGCCGACGTGTCGGACGAACAGCAGGTCAGCGAGCTTTTTTCGGCGGCGGCCGAGCTGGGGCCGATCGGCGGCCTGGTGAACAACGCGGGCATCACCGGCAACACCCCGGGCCGGCTTGACGAGCAGAGCGTCGAGACCGTGCGGCGAGTGCTGGACATCAACGTCACCGGCGTTTTCCTGTGCTGCCGCGAGGCGGTGCGGCGGCTGTCCACGCGCTACGGCGGCTCTGGCGGCGCGATCGTGAACGTTTCGTCCACGGCGTCGCGGAACGCGTCAGCGGGCGAGTGGGTGCACTACGCGGCGTCCAAAGCGGCGGTCAACACGCTCAGCCTCGGCCTCGCGCGGGAGGTCGCCGACGAAGGAATCCGGGTCAACGTCGTATCCCCCGGCCTGGTCGAGACCGGATTGCACGCCGCCGCAGGAATGCCGGACCGGCTCGAGCGGCTCAGCGCGGGCATCCCGCTTCTGCGCGCCGGCCAGCCGGAAGAGATCGCGACGGCCGTGCTGTGGCTGTTGTCCGAGGAAGCGTCCTACACGGTGGGAGCGGTGCTCGAAGTCGGCGGCGGCCGCTGATCGATCTCGGACAGTGAGACGCCCGGAGACGGGCAGATCACGATTGACCCCGGAACTCGGTGAACTCGCCCGTAGCGGTTGTCCCGGTGTGCGAGTCTGGAACGAGGGGTTGAAAGGACGGCCGCGAAAGTCATGCCCAAGCTCACGTCTGTGCACCATCTGGCGCTCACCGTGACCGATGTGGACCGAAGTGTTCCCTGGTACGTCCGGGTGCTCGACCTCGAGGAAAGCCATCGGCGCGAAGACCCGGAAACCGGGGTGCGCAAAGTAGTTCTGCGTTCGGCGGGAGACGGTTTCTCCGTCGTGCTGGTCCAGCATCCGGACACGGAGAGACCCGTGTTCGACGAAAGACGCACTGGTCTGGACCACGTCGCGTTCTCGGTTTCGTCGCGTGCCGAGGTCGCCGAATGGGAGGACCGCCTGCGGGAGTACGGCGTTTCCTACCTGCCCGCGACGCAGTCGCAGACCTTCGAAGGTTCGGCGGTGATCGTGTTCCGCGATCCGGACGGCATCCAGCTGGAAGTCTGGTCCGACCCGTCCTGAAAATCAGGCGTGCGCGTCGTCGGGTTCGTCGACCGGACGCCGCATTTCCTGGCGGTAGCGCAGCACGCCGTACGCGGTGCCGAACACGAAGAACGCGATGCTCACCCACAGCGCCGCGGTCTTGACCCACGGGATGGCGTCGAGCAGTCCTGCGCCGTAGTAGCCGAGCAGCACCAGCGTCGGCACCCACAGCAGCCCGCCGACGGTGGTGGCGAGCAGGAACCGGCGCGAATCCATCCGCGCGGCGCCGGCGATGAGCGGGGCCAGCGTGCGGATCCACGGGATCCACCTGGCCGCGACGATCGCGAAGAAACCCTTGCGGTCCAGGAACTCCTGCGCGCGTTCGAGGTTGCGCCGGTTGAGCATCCGGCCGCCGCGGCGGGCGATGAGCGTGGTGCCCGCGCCGCGGCCGATGTAATAGCCGATCTGGTTGCCGAACACGGCGGTGAGCAGCGCGGCCCCGGACAGCAGCCACGCGTTGAGGTCGGATCCGTGCTGCGCGAGCACCACGCCCGCGCCGAACAGCAGCGAATCGCCGGGCAGGAAGAGCCCGATGATGAGCGCGCATTCGATGAGCACGAACGACAGCACGATGACCCAGACGAGCACCGGGCCGGCGGTGTCCAGCCAGCTCAGGCCGATTCCCGCGGCGTGCGCGGGCTGGGCGGCGTCGAGGTTCACGCGAAGAGCCTACGTGGCGGGAAGCGGCTGCAGTACGCAACCATCGAATCCTCCGCATTCGGTGACTTTGGGTATTCCTGGGGTAACCAGACTGTTCACCCTTTTCGCCCAGGACAACGAACAGGCCGCCCGGAACAGTTCCCGGGCGGCCTGTCGCGGTTTTCTCTAGAACTGCGGCAGGGACTCGCCCTGCACCGCCTCGATGTCCAGCTCCACCTTGACGGTCGTGCCGATCGCGGCCACGCCGGCCCGCACCATCGCGCTGTAGTTGATCGCGAAATCGTTGCGGTGCAATTGCGTTTCGGCGTGGAACGCGGCCCGCACGCCGCCCCACGGGTCCGGGCCGTGCCCGGTGTAGCGCAGGTCGAGCGTGACGTCGCGGCGTTCGCCGTGCAGCGTGAGCACGCCGCGCAGCGCCCAGTTGTCCGTGCCGAGCTGGGAAAGCCCGGTGCTTTCGAACGTGATCAGCGGATACGCGTCGACGTCGAGGAACTCGGCCGAACGCAGGTGGTCGTCCCGCATCTTGATGCCGCTTTCGATGCTGCCCGCCTTGATCTCGGCGTGCACCGTCGACCGTTCCACCGGGCGGGCGACCTCGATCCGCCCGGCCACGTCCGGGAACCGCACCTTGATGCTCGCGATGCCCATGTGCCGCGCGGTGGCGACCACCGACGAGTGCATCGGGTCGATCGTCCACGGGCCTTCCGGCGGCAGCTCGACCGCGCCGGAAACCGGCACGAGCGCGATGTCGCCGAGCAGCCCGGCCCCGTCCGAGCCGATCTGCACGGTGCGGGCCAGCGGCGTGTACCCCGGCGCGGTGATCACGGCGGTGTAGACGCCCGGGGGCAGCGGGTCAGTGACCACTGCCCCCTTCGCGTCCGTGACCTGCCGCGCGACCTGGCGACCGTTGAGGTCGGTGACCGTGAGCACCGCGTTCTCGACCGGCCATCCGCCGTTCGAGCGCAGCTGTGCGCGCAGGCCCCCGCTCATGACCGGTCGACCAGCTCGTCGAGCGCCTGGTCGTAGCTCAGCCGCACGTCGTGCTGCGCCTCGCCGTCGTTCAGCGTCACCTGGCTGGTGGCGGGCGGGTAGCCGCTCGCCACGACCGTGTACGAGCCGATCGGCAGGTCGCTGACGACGTACCGGCCCTCGCTGTCGGTGCGGGCCACCGCCGCGACGTTGCCGTTCGCGTCGAGCACGGTGATCCGCGCGTCCGGCACGATCCGGTCGCCCTCGGTGCGCGCGACGCCCTGGAGCAGCACCGCGCCGGCGAGTTCGACGTCGTGGCGGAGCACGCCGCTGTCCGGCACCGTCAGGGTGACCGCGACCGGGCGGTAGTGCGGGCCGCTCGCGACCAGCGTGTACTGCCCGGCACCGACGCCGCTGAAGGTGTAGACGCCGTCCTCGGTCGTGATGAACGCGCCGTTGACCTCGCCGCGCGAGTCGGTCAGCGTGACCGTCGCGTTGGCCAGCGGGGTCGAGGTGCCGATCGAACGGACCACGCCGGTCAGCTCGCCGGAACCGGTGAGCGTGACGTCCAGGTTCGCCGGGTGCCCGCCGACCACCACGCTGGAGGCCTGCGGCTGGTGCCCGGGAGCGGACACGATCAGCACGTACGTTCCCGGACCCTGGGTCGGGATCGAGTAGCTGCCGTCGCCGTTGCCGGTCGCCCGCGCCACCTGACGGCCCTGCTGGTCGATCAGGGTCAGCGCGGCCGCGCTCACGTGGCTGCCGTCCTGGCGGCGCACGTGGCCGGTGACCGGGACGCCGCCCGAGCCGGTGGTCGTGCCGAATTCGGCGTCAGCCAGCGAATTGGTGATCGGCATCGGCCGGGCGTCGGCCACCGCCTGCGCGTCGCCGTGACCGTTGGTCAGTGCGTGTTTGCCGCCCGCTCCGACCAGTACCGGCTCCTGCTTCGGGGCCTCCTCGAACAGCGAACCCGTCTTCAGCTCCGCGGTGTCGTCGTTGGCCGGGACCGGAGCGGTCTCGTCCAAGTCCAGCAACGCCTCGCCGCCTTCGACCGCGGCCGCGGCCGGGTTCATGCCCGCCAGCGGGATCTCCTTCATGAACAGCAGCACCAGCGTGGCCAGCAGCGCGACGCCGCCGGCGACCCAGAACACCGTGGTGATGGACTCGGTGAAGCCGATGAGGATCGGCGTGCGCACCGCTTCCGGCAGCGTCTGGATGACGCTCGTGTTGCTCGACAGGTCGCCGAGGTTGGCGCCCCCGCCCGGAGGCAGGTGGCCGCCGAACGCCTTGGTGATGTTGCCCGGCAGCACGTTGAACAGAATCGTCAGGAACACCGCGACACCGGCGGTACCGCCGATCTGGCGGAAGAACGTGGCCGACGCGGTCGACACGCCCATGTCCTTGCGCGGGCCCGCGTTCTGCACCGCGATGATCAGCGTCTGCATGCACTGGCCGAGGCCGAGACCGATGACCAGGGCGGCCACCAGCGGGTGCCAGATCGGGGTGTCGTACTTGACCAGCGCGAAGAAGAACGCGCCCGCGGCGATCAGGATCGTGCCGACGACCGGGAAGATCTTGTAGCGCCCGGTCTTCGAGGTGATCTTGCCGGAGATGATCGAGCTGGACATGATGCCGACCATCAGCGGCAGCATCAGCAGACCCGATTCGGTCGGCGTGTAGCCCTGCACGACCTGCAGGTACTGCGGGATCATCGTGATCGCGCCGAACATCGCCACCCCGACGATCACGCCGCCGATGATGGCCACGGTGAAGGTCGAGTTCTTGAACAGCCGCAACGGAATCAGCGCGGCGTCCTTCATCAGCTTCTCGACGACGATGAACAGCACGATGCCGACGCCGCCGATGATGTACATCCAGATCGACTTCTGGTCGCCCCAGCCCCACTTCTGGCCCTGTTCGGCGACGATCAGGAACGGCACCACGGCGATGACCATGGTGAGCGCGCCCCACCAGTCGATCTTGTGGTCGTGGCGGTTGTGCGGGACGTTCAGCACCTTCGCGACGACGAACAACGCGATAATGCCGATCGGCACGTTGATCAGGAAGACCCAGCGCCAGCCGTGCAGGCCGCCGAGGCTGTCGAAGCCGGCGAAGAAGCCGCCGAGCACCGGGCCGAGCACAGTCGAGATGCCGAACACGGCGAGGAAGTAGCCCTGGTAGCGCGGGCGTTCCCGCGGCGGGACCACGTCGCCGATGATCGTCATGGCCAGCGACATCAGACCGCCGGCGCCGAGACCCTGCACCGCGCGGAACGCGGCCAGTTCGTACATCGTCGTCGAAGCCGACGCCGCCGCCGAACCGACGACGAAGATCGCGATCGCGGCGAGGTAGAACGGCTTGCGGCCGTAGATGTCGGAAAGCTTGCCGTAGATCGGCGTGGCGATCGTCGACGTGATCAGGTACGCCGTGGTCGCCCACGCCTGCAGGTCGAAGCCGTGCAGGTCGTTGGCGATCCGGACGATCGAGGTGCCCACGATCGTCTGGTCGAGCGCGGCGAGGAACATGCCGCACATCAGGCCGCTGATGATCGTGACGATTTGGCGGTGGGTCAGCCGCGGACCGCTCTCGCTGTCGTCAGCGGGCGCTCCCCCTCGCGACTGAGGTTGTTTTTCAACGGTGGACGTCATGCGTTCGAGGCCCCCTTGGCCTGTGCCGGCGCTGTGGTGTCGGACAGCGACGGATTGTTCTTTTCGATACCTGTGTTGAGCCGCGCGAGAAGCTCGTTGAGCGTCTCGCGCTCCTCCTGGCTCCAGTCGCCGAGTACTTCGGCCAGCCACCGGGCGCGGTGCTTGCGGTTTTCGTCGAAGACGCGAAGGCCTTCGGCGGTCGGGGCGAGCAAGCAGGCGCGGCCGTCCTCGGGGTCGGCCTGCCGTTCGACGAGTCCGTGCTGCACGAGCGAGCTGGACTGCCTGCTGATCGTGGAGATCTCCGAGTGCAGGAACTCGGCCAGCTTGCTGGTGCGTTGCGGGCCTTCGTGGACGAGGCAGAAGAGGATCGCGTACGCGGCCCTTTCGATCCCGTCCGGACCGTGTTTGGCGACCTGTGACTTCGCCTTGGTGATCAAGCGCATGAACCGGACCAGCTCGTGTCCGAGCTGGTCGGCGATGTCGAGGTCGGCCTCGGGCCTGACGGCGGAGTTCTGAGGTGCCATGTGGGTCTTCCTTGGGGCGGAGCAAACCATTGGTTGGCGACTGCAACTAGTTGCCTTAAGCAAGAGTGTGCCCGTACGGCGTATTTCGCAAGCGGCCGACCCCTGGTTGTGTCACAGGACACTTTAGTTGCCGCATGCAAGCAGATTTCAACCGGAGGGGTGGCGTCCGGTTTCTCCCGGTATGCGGACGCCGCTGGTCACCCGGGGTTCACTCGGGGTTTCGGGGCGGGAACAGATCCTTCTCGCCGGGCCTTGTAGGGGTATGACTGACGACACAGCGCTCTACGACCTCATCGCGGCGGGCAAGCAGGGGGTCCTGGCGACCCTGAAGCGGGACGGCCGTCCCCAGCTGTCGACGGTGACCCATTACTTCGACCGCGACGCCCGCCAGCTGCAGGTGTCGATCACGGACACGCGCGCGAAGACGAAGAACATGCGGCGGGATCCGCGGGTGAGCTACCACGTGGCGTCGTCGAATGGCTGGTCGTACGCGGTGGCGGAGGGACGGGCGGTGCTGTCGCCGGTCGCCGCGGCGCCGGACGACGAGGCGGTGGAGGCGTTGATCGCGTTGTATCGCAAGGTCGCGGGCGAGCATCCCGACTGGGCGGAGTACCGGGCGGCGATGGTGGCGGATCAGCGGCTGGTGCTGACGGTGGAGATCGAGCGGGTTTACGGGTTGGCTCGCTGAGGTTTCCGGCTGCGTGTGCTTGCGCGCCTTCGGGTCGTGAGGGAATCAGAGTCCCTCAGGGAGGCCCTCACGGACGTGAAGTCGGGTGCGGCTAGGTGCCCGGCCGTGGTTTGTTTCGGAGCTGACCCGGCACAGCAGCCGGGTACGAAGGCCGTCGACCTGCCCACCGTCGAAGCCCTGCGTGAGACCGCGGCCCGGTTCGGGCGCGCTGCTTCTCGCCGTGCGTCGCGACTCAGCTTTTCCGGTGCCCCGCCGCGACTGTCGCCTCGGCCGGTGCCCCGGCCTGGATCCGGTCCGCGATCTCGTCGATCTGCGCCAGCAGGCTTTCCGTCGCCTCTTCGCCCAGTGCCGCGCGCATGTAGAGGCCTTCGCCGACCAGCATCACGAGCTCCGCCGTCAGCGGGTCCTCGATGTGTTCCAGCATCAGCGCGCGGGTGCGCTCGGTGCAGCGCCGCGACACCTCCGCCGCGATCGGGTCGTTGAGCACCAAGCGGATCGCGGCCATCGTCGTGCGGTGCAGCGCGAGGTCGCTCGTGACGTCGGTGATCGCCGAGCGCAGGTAGTAGCGGACCACGCCCTCCGGCGCGCCCCGCGCGCGTTCGAGGTCGTCGTCGGTCAGCCGCTCCAGGCGTTCGAGCAGGCCGTCGCGCAGGGCGTCCTTCGAGCCGAAGTGGTAGAGCAGGCCGCCCTTGGACACCCCGGCGTGCGCCGCGACGGCGTCGAGCGTGATCTCGGCCGGGCCGCGGTCGGCGAGGATGACCTCGTACGAACCGAGGATGCGTTCACGTGCTGAAGGTTTAGCCATCACCTTGACTATACCGTCCAGACGGTTTACCTTCTACCTCAGGAACGAAACTGTACCGTCTGGACGGTATAAGAAAGGAAGAGTGCGCCATGGTGCGGCGCGGAGGCCAGTGGTGGGCTTTGGCAGTGCTGGTGCTGCCGGTCCTCTTGATCAGCGTGGATACGACAGTCCTGGGCTTCGCCCTGCCCTATCTCAGCGAGGATCTCGCGCCCACGGGTGCGGAGCAGCTGTGGATCGTCGACGTCTACTCGTTCGTCCTGGCCGGATTGCTGGTCTTCATGGGCACGCTGGGCGACCGGATCGGCAGGCGGCGGCTGCTGCTCATCGGCGGTGCGGCGTTCGGCGCGGCCTCGGTGCTGGCGGCGTTCGCCACGTCGCCGCTGATGCTGATCGTCGCGCGGGCGTTGCTGGGCGTCGGCGGCGCGACGCTGATGCCGTCCACGCTGTCGCTGATCCGGAGCATCTTCACCGAGGACCGCACGCGGCGCACCGCGGTCGCGATCTGGAGCGCGGCGTTCTCCGGAGGGATGGCGGTCGGCCCGGTCGTCGGCGGCTGGCTGCTCGAGCACTTCTGGTGGGGTTCGGTCTTCCTGATCAACGTCCCGGTGATGGTGCTGCTGCTCGTCGCGGGCCCGTTGCTGCTGCCGGAATTCCGCGATCCGAACCCGGGCCGCTTCGACCCGTGGTCGGCGCTGCTGTCGCTGGGCACGATGCTGCCGGTCGTCTACGGCGTGAAGATCGCCGCGACGGAGGGCATCACCTGGCCAGCCGGTTTCGCGATCGTCGCCGGGCTAGCGCTGGGTGTCGCGTTCGTGCGCCGGCAACGGCGGCTTGACCAGCCGATGCTGGATCTCGGCCTGTTCGCCAACCGCCAGTTCGCCGGTTCGGTGATCACGAACCTGCTGGGTGTGTTCGCTCTGGTCGGGCTGTTGTTCCTGCTGCCGCAGTACCTGCAGCTGGTGCTCGGCCTGAAGCCGCTGGTCGCGGCCCTGTGGATGCTGCCCGCGACGGTCGCCGGAGTCGTCGGTGCCCTGGCGGCCGCGTGGCTCGCCCGCCGAGTCCGGGTGCCGGTCCTGGTCAGCCTGGGCCTGCTGCTCGGCGCGGCCGGCTTCCTGGCCCTGACAACGATCGGAGCCGACGCCGGATTGGCCGCGGTCGTGATCGCGTTCGTCCTGGTCGGCGGCGGGGTGGCGCTGTCGGAAACCCTCACGAACGACCTCGTGATCTCCGCCGCCCCGGTCAACCGCGCCGGTGCCGCGTCGGCGATCTCGGAAACGGGCTACGAACTGGGCGGCGCACTGGGCACGGCTCTGCTGGGCAGTCTCGCCACAGCGGTCTACCAGTCAGGCCTGCCCGCCACCACGCCCGCCGCGGCCCACGACACCCTGGGCGGTGCGGTAGCCACTGCGCATGGCATGCCCGCCGCTGAAGGTGCGGAGTTGCTGAGCACCGCACGCGAGTCCTTCGTGACGGCGTTGCACACGAGTGCGTGGGTGGGTGCCGCGATCCTCGTGTACACGGCAGTGCAGGCGTACTTCCTGTTGGGCCGCCGTCGAAACCGTCCGCAGGCGGAGCAGCCGGAGGAGGCTGCGATGTCGGCGTGACCCAGGCCCGTCGGGCAGGCGAACGAGAGTCGTCTGCCTGACGGGACGCGCAGTTTCGCTTGGCGGGCAAGGAAAAGGGGCCCGGCCGGGCGGCAATGCGTTGACGCGTGACGAGTGCGGGTACCCGTCCGGCTTGAGATGCTCGGAGCTTTGAGGTGAGCGGGAACCGTTGGCGCTGCTCGGATCCTGTCCGGCCCAACGGCGCGGGAGCAGCTGCCGGGGCCCGGTGGGTTCGCTCCCCTCACGGACCACGGCCGGCGTGCGCCGGGCCAGTCCGCGGGAGTGAGCCGGATTGGCTCGGTCGGTCAGCCCGGCGAAGCGCTGGCCGCGCGAAGATTCTCATTCGGTCCCGTCAGGCGGGTGAGCAAGAGTCGCCTGCTTGACGGGACGCGCAGTTTCGCTTAGCGGACAAGGAAAGGCTTCCGGCCGGGCGGCAATGCGTTGCGGCTTGACGAGCGCGGGTACCGTCCGGCTCGACATGCTCGGGGCTCAGAGACGGATCGAGATGCTCGTGGCTCTGAAACGAGTGGAAACCGTTGGCGCTGCGCGGATCCCGCCCGACCCCACGGCGCGGGAGCAGCTGCCGGGGGCCGGTGGGTTCGCTCCTGCGAAAGTCCGTGAGGGGAACCCTCACAGACTTCGGCATTGCGTGCCGGGCAAGTCCGCAGGAGCGAGCAGGAT
Encoded here:
- a CDS encoding MFS transporter, which translates into the protein MTSTVEKQPQSRGGAPADDSESGPRLTHRQIVTIISGLMCGMFLAALDQTIVGTSIVRIANDLHGFDLQAWATTAYLITSTIATPIYGKLSDIYGRKPFYLAAIAIFVVGSAAASASTTMYELAAFRAVQGLGAGGLMSLAMTIIGDVVPPRERPRYQGYFLAVFGISTVLGPVLGGFFAGFDSLGGLHGWRWVFLINVPIGIIALFVVAKVLNVPHNRHDHKIDWWGALTMVIAVVPFLIVAEQGQKWGWGDQKSIWMYIIGGVGIVLFIVVEKLMKDAALIPLRLFKNSTFTVAIIGGVIVGVAMFGAITMIPQYLQVVQGYTPTESGLLMLPLMVGIMSSSIISGKITSKTGRYKIFPVVGTILIAAGAFFFALVKYDTPIWHPLVAALVIGLGLGQCMQTLIIAVQNAGPRKDMGVSTASATFFRQIGGTAGVAVFLTILFNVLPGNITKAFGGHLPPGGGANLGDLSSNTSVIQTLPEAVRTPILIGFTESITTVFWVAGGVALLATLVLLFMKEIPLAGMNPAAAAVEGGEALLDLDETAPVPANDDTAELKTGSLFEEAPKQEPVLVGAGGKHALTNGHGDAQAVADARPMPITNSLADAEFGTTTGSGGVPVTGHVRRQDGSHVSAAALTLIDQQGRQVARATGNGDGSYSIPTQGPGTYVLIVSAPGHQPQASSVVVGGHPANLDVTLTGSGELTGVVRSIGTSTPLANATVTLTDSRGEVNGAFITTEDGVYTFSGVGAGQYTLVASGPHYRPVAVTLTVPDSGVLRHDVELAGAVLLQGVARTEGDRIVPDARITVLDANGNVAAVARTDSEGRYVVSDLPIGSYTVVASGYPPATSQVTLNDGEAQHDVRLSYDQALDELVDRS
- a CDS encoding MarR family winged helix-turn-helix transcriptional regulator — encoded protein: MAPQNSAVRPEADLDIADQLGHELVRFMRLITKAKSQVAKHGPDGIERAAYAILFCLVHEGPQRTSKLAEFLHSEISTISRQSSSLVQHGLVERQADPEDGRACLLAPTAEGLRVFDENRKHRARWLAEVLGDWSQEERETLNELLARLNTGIEKNNPSLSDTTAPAQAKGASNA
- a CDS encoding PPOX class F420-dependent oxidoreductase; this translates as MTDDTALYDLIAAGKQGVLATLKRDGRPQLSTVTHYFDRDARQLQVSITDTRAKTKNMRRDPRVSYHVASSNGWSYAVAEGRAVLSPVAAAPDDEAVEALIALYRKVAGEHPDWAEYRAAMVADQRLVLTVEIERVYGLAR
- a CDS encoding TetR/AcrR family transcriptional regulator — translated: MAKPSARERILGSYEVILADRGPAEITLDAVAAHAGVSKGGLLYHFGSKDALRDGLLERLERLTDDDLERARGAPEGVVRYYLRSAITDVTSDLALHRTTMAAIRLVLNDPIAAEVSRRCTERTRALMLEHIEDPLTAELVMLVGEGLYMRAALGEEATESLLAQIDEIADRIQAGAPAEATVAAGHRKS
- a CDS encoding MFS transporter, producing the protein MVRRGGQWWALAVLVLPVLLISVDTTVLGFALPYLSEDLAPTGAEQLWIVDVYSFVLAGLLVFMGTLGDRIGRRRLLLIGGAAFGAASVLAAFATSPLMLIVARALLGVGGATLMPSTLSLIRSIFTEDRTRRTAVAIWSAAFSGGMAVGPVVGGWLLEHFWWGSVFLINVPVMVLLLVAGPLLLPEFRDPNPGRFDPWSALLSLGTMLPVVYGVKIAATEGITWPAGFAIVAGLALGVAFVRRQRRLDQPMLDLGLFANRQFAGSVITNLLGVFALVGLLFLLPQYLQLVLGLKPLVAALWMLPATVAGVVGALAAAWLARRVRVPVLVSLGLLLGAAGFLALTTIGADAGLAAVVIAFVLVGGGVALSETLTNDLVISAAPVNRAGAASAISETGYELGGALGTALLGSLATAVYQSGLPATTPAAAHDTLGGAVATAHGMPAAEGAELLSTARESFVTALHTSAWVGAAILVYTAVQAYFLLGRRRNRPQAEQPEEAAMSA